A region of Plantactinospora sp. BC1 DNA encodes the following proteins:
- a CDS encoding Rv2175c family DNA-binding protein: MTESSPVDPQPTEPSGWLSLPDVAERLEVTISKVHQMIRDRELLAVRRDGTRVVPAELVANRTVRKHLPGILTLLHDAGYDDEATLRWLYLPDDTLPGVPAQALGDDRAREVKRRAQATGF, encoded by the coding sequence GTGACCGAATCCTCACCTGTCGACCCGCAGCCGACCGAGCCGTCCGGCTGGCTGAGCCTCCCGGACGTCGCCGAACGCCTGGAGGTGACGATCAGCAAGGTGCACCAGATGATCCGGGACCGGGAGCTGCTGGCGGTCCGTCGGGACGGCACCCGGGTGGTCCCGGCCGAGCTGGTGGCGAATCGAACGGTACGCAAGCACCTGCCGGGCATCCTCACCCTGCTGCACGACGCCGGATACGACGACGAGGCGACGCTGCGCTGGCTCTACCTGCCCGACGACACCCTGCCGGGCGTGCCGGCGCAGGCGCTCGGCGACGACCGGGCCCGGGAGGTCAAGCGCCGGGCCCAGGCCACCGGCTTCTGA